A single Phoenix dactylifera cultivar Barhee BC4 chromosome 1, palm_55x_up_171113_PBpolish2nd_filt_p, whole genome shotgun sequence DNA region contains:
- the LOC103716802 gene encoding DNA-directed RNA polymerases IV and V subunit 4 isoform X1 has translation MVEKGDKNFSSDKGKTASKLAASKEESLKGKDSAPVNKTRHIQVDSSDSEYEGFVDERSPASAKASGKASSDLKSGKKKVSFESLKTGRKTSFETPAAKGDWGKGGKDFNAGKAGGKGSLPQATAVKPRLTEIELKLELELPKNARLLMDCEAAEILQEIEEHKTILSEDPKVKFPESFNKVLQYTKFGGHYINSQSARKVLETLKINGVNDGEICMIGNICPETVEEVYALLPSLKANKHKNEGPIREVLASLAKVKSSK, from the exons ATGGTGGAGAAAGGAGACAAGAATTTCTCCTCGGACAAAGGGAAGACTGCTTCAAAATTGGCGGCATCAAAAGAAG AATCCCTGAAGGGAAAGGACAGTGCTCCTGTGAATAAGACAAGGCATATCCAAGTAGACTCCTCAGATTCTGAATATGAAG GTTTTGTTGATGAAAGAAGTCCAGCTTCAGCAAAGGCAAGTGGAAAGGCATCATCTGACCTGAAATCTGGCAAAAAGAAGGTCTCATTCGAAAGCCTGAAAACAGGAAGGAAGACTTCATTCGAGACCCCAGCTGCTAAAG ggGATTGGGGCAAAGGAGGAAAGGATTTTAATGCAGGCAAGGCCGGGGGAAAGGGCAGCTTACCACAAGCAACAGCCGTAAAGCCTCGCCTAACAGAAATCGAACTGAAACTTGAACTAG AACTTCCCAAGAATGCCAGATTGTTGATGGACTGTGAAGCAGCAGAAATTTTACAAGAAATTGAGGAGCACAAGACCATCTTATCGGAAGACCCAAAAGTTAAATTTCCAGA GTCATTTAACAAAGTATTGCAGTATACCAAATTTGGTGGCCATTATATTAATAGCCAGTCTGCGAGAAAAGTCCTAGA GACTCTCAAAATAAATGGGGTCAATGATGGCGAG ATATGTATGATTGGAAACATTTGTCCAGAGACTGTTGAGGAGGTTTATGCTCTTTTACCATCCTTGAAG GCGAACAAACATAAGAATGAAGGACCAATCAGAGAGGTGCTAGCTAGTCTTGCGAAGGTCAAAAGTTCCAAGTAA
- the LOC103716802 gene encoding DNA-directed RNA polymerases IV and V subunit 4 isoform X2, whose product MGRKSLKGKDSAPVNKTRHIQVDSSDSEYEGFVDERSPASAKASGKASSDLKSGKKKVSFESLKTGRKTSFETPAAKGDWGKGGKDFNAGKAGGKGSLPQATAVKPRLTEIELKLELELPKNARLLMDCEAAEILQEIEEHKTILSEDPKVKFPESFNKVLQYTKFGGHYINSQSARKVLETLKINGVNDGEICMIGNICPETVEEVYALLPSLKANKHKNEGPIREVLASLAKVKSSK is encoded by the exons AATCCCTGAAGGGAAAGGACAGTGCTCCTGTGAATAAGACAAGGCATATCCAAGTAGACTCCTCAGATTCTGAATATGAAG GTTTTGTTGATGAAAGAAGTCCAGCTTCAGCAAAGGCAAGTGGAAAGGCATCATCTGACCTGAAATCTGGCAAAAAGAAGGTCTCATTCGAAAGCCTGAAAACAGGAAGGAAGACTTCATTCGAGACCCCAGCTGCTAAAG ggGATTGGGGCAAAGGAGGAAAGGATTTTAATGCAGGCAAGGCCGGGGGAAAGGGCAGCTTACCACAAGCAACAGCCGTAAAGCCTCGCCTAACAGAAATCGAACTGAAACTTGAACTAG AACTTCCCAAGAATGCCAGATTGTTGATGGACTGTGAAGCAGCAGAAATTTTACAAGAAATTGAGGAGCACAAGACCATCTTATCGGAAGACCCAAAAGTTAAATTTCCAGA GTCATTTAACAAAGTATTGCAGTATACCAAATTTGGTGGCCATTATATTAATAGCCAGTCTGCGAGAAAAGTCCTAGA GACTCTCAAAATAAATGGGGTCAATGATGGCGAG ATATGTATGATTGGAAACATTTGTCCAGAGACTGTTGAGGAGGTTTATGCTCTTTTACCATCCTTGAAG GCGAACAAACATAAGAATGAAGGACCAATCAGAGAGGTGCTAGCTAGTCTTGCGAAGGTCAAAAGTTCCAAGTAA